One region of Gemmatimonadaceae bacterium genomic DNA includes:
- the obgE gene encoding GTPase ObgE, which translates to MFIDLVVVKVAAGTGGSGCVSFRREKFYPMGGPDGGDGGRGGDIIVKADRNLATLLDYTYRDQWTAERGQHGMGSNKTGRSADDLILPVPPGTTIRDHDSGAYLGEVLEHDQQLVVAKGGRGGKGNTFFATSTHQSPREWQPGEEGEARTLELELKLIADVGLVGKPNAGKSMLLSVISAARPKIADYPFTTLQPNLGVVALSDHRTFVVADIPGIIEGAHEGRGLGLQFLRHIERTRLLAFLIPMDAEDWQGEYDQLRHEIEQYSAELAGKPHCVIFTKHDLLGEAYIPEIQAPTAFGLFSISAAARQGLDALKAAWWTQLLEMRKASERRPVRAGDAADGDDVDH; encoded by the coding sequence ATGTTCATTGATCTCGTCGTCGTGAAGGTGGCCGCAGGGACCGGTGGGTCGGGGTGTGTCTCGTTCCGGCGCGAGAAGTTCTATCCCATGGGGGGGCCCGACGGCGGCGACGGCGGGCGCGGGGGCGACATCATCGTGAAGGCCGATCGTAACCTCGCCACGCTCCTCGACTACACCTACCGCGACCAGTGGACGGCGGAGCGCGGGCAGCACGGCATGGGGAGCAACAAGACCGGACGCTCGGCCGACGACCTCATCCTCCCTGTCCCCCCGGGGACGACGATTCGCGACCACGACAGCGGCGCCTATCTCGGCGAAGTCCTCGAGCACGACCAGCAACTCGTCGTTGCCAAGGGTGGGCGCGGGGGGAAGGGAAACACCTTCTTCGCCACCAGCACCCATCAGTCGCCGCGCGAATGGCAGCCGGGGGAGGAGGGCGAGGCGCGCACGCTGGAGCTGGAGCTCAAGCTCATTGCCGATGTGGGGCTGGTGGGGAAGCCTAACGCCGGGAAGTCGATGCTTCTCTCCGTCATCTCCGCGGCACGCCCCAAGATCGCCGACTATCCCTTCACGACGCTCCAGCCCAACCTGGGCGTCGTGGCGCTCAGTGACCACCGCACCTTTGTGGTTGCCGACATTCCGGGAATCATCGAAGGGGCGCACGAGGGGCGCGGGCTCGGGCTCCAGTTTCTCCGCCACATCGAGCGCACGCGACTCCTCGCCTTCCTCATTCCGATGGACGCCGAGGACTGGCAGGGGGAATACGACCAGCTTCGGCACGAGATCGAGCAGTACTCGGCGGAACTCGCCGGCAAGCCGCACTGCGTGATCTTCACCAAGCACGACTTGCTGGGGGAGGCATACATCCCGGAGATCCAGGCGCCGACTGCCTTCGGGCTCTTCTCCATCAGCGCGGCGGCGCGTCAAGGGCTCGATGCGCTCAAGGCCGCGTGGTGGACGCAGCTGCTGGAGATGCGCAAGGCGAGCGAGCGGCGCCCGGTGCGTGCAGGGGATGCGGCTGACGGTGACGACGTCGACCACTGA
- the hemW gene encoding radical SAM family heme chaperone HemW, which produces MSDRASHRASEHASDASTVAGRDAALASHSLSGRLQTPDGISYRHVYVHVPFCARRCSYCDFSIAVRRVVPVDDFVAALAHELRARFGAPNDAGATLPALDTLYLGGGTPSRLGGEGVARVIALVTRHAALAPGAEVTVEANPEDVTPAAVASWREAGVNRVSLGVQSFDASVLAWMHRTHDVAAVHAAARTLAEQGITNWSLDLIYALPRELARDWGKDLDQAIALRPAHISAYGLTVEQGTPLSRWRARGGVHDASEERYEADFLLAHQLLAAAGYLHYEVSNWGAPGLESRHNSSYWRGVPYLGLGPAAHGFDGDTRRWNVRDFVPWRTTAMVQRDPIGGSETLTAEQRALEEVYVGLRTLQGVPMLEGDEPLVSRWIAEGWGELREQRLVLTPHGWLRLDAIVAALTEHRSRY; this is translated from the coding sequence ATGAGCGACCGCGCGAGCCACCGCGCGAGCGAGCACGCGAGCGACGCGTCGACCGTAGCGGGTCGCGACGCGGCGCTGGCATCGCACAGTTTGTCAGGGCGCCTGCAAACGCCGGACGGCATTTCGTATCGCCACGTGTACGTGCACGTCCCGTTCTGCGCGCGCCGCTGCTCGTATTGCGACTTTTCGATCGCCGTGCGGCGCGTGGTCCCGGTCGATGACTTCGTTGCCGCGCTGGCGCACGAACTGCGCGCGCGCTTCGGTGCACCGAACGACGCCGGTGCAACGCTTCCCGCGTTGGACACGCTCTATCTCGGCGGCGGCACCCCCTCACGGCTGGGGGGCGAAGGGGTAGCGCGCGTGATCGCGCTCGTCACGCGTCATGCGGCGCTCGCGCCGGGCGCCGAAGTCACCGTGGAAGCCAATCCCGAAGATGTAACCCCGGCCGCCGTGGCGTCGTGGAGGGAGGCCGGCGTGAATCGCGTCTCACTCGGCGTGCAGAGCTTCGACGCTTCGGTCCTGGCGTGGATGCACCGCACGCACGACGTCGCCGCGGTCCACGCCGCGGCGCGAACGCTGGCGGAGCAGGGGATCACGAACTGGTCGCTCGACCTGATCTACGCCCTCCCACGTGAACTGGCGCGGGACTGGGGGAAGGACCTCGACCAGGCCATCGCGCTTCGACCGGCGCACATTTCCGCGTACGGGCTCACGGTGGAGCAGGGGACACCGCTCTCGCGATGGCGTGCGCGCGGCGGGGTGCATGACGCGAGCGAGGAGCGCTACGAAGCGGACTTTCTCCTCGCGCACCAACTATTGGCGGCGGCGGGCTACCTGCACTACGAGGTGTCGAACTGGGGGGCGCCCGGGCTGGAGTCGCGTCACAACTCGTCGTATTGGCGGGGCGTCCCGTATCTCGGGCTCGGGCCGGCGGCGCACGGATTCGACGGCGACACGCGCCGATGGAACGTGCGCGACTTCGTCCCCTGGCGCACGACGGCAATGGTGCAGCGCGACCCCATTGGCGGCTCGGAGACCCTCACGGCGGAGCAACGGGCGCTGGAGGAGGTGTACGTTGGCCTGCGGACGCTGCAGGGAGTGCCGATGCTGGAAGGCGACGAACCGCTGGTGTCGCGCTGGATCGCGGAGGGGTGGGGGGAGCTGCGTGAGCAACGGTTGGTGCTGACGCCGCACGGTTGGCTTCGCCTCGATGCCATTGTCGCTGCCTTGACTGAGCATCGAAGTCGTTACTAG
- the hflX gene encoding GTPase HflX produces MRPPSFHRASTTSHGAIASPHRRDAARWRGAHRPVRAHPFIPPPISRDLISLTIPVERAILVGAPRKGTQARHHVDEHLEELERLADTAGAQVIGTLTQQLDRPHPGTYLGKGKIEELKERVANEDATLVIFDDELSPAQGKNIEDLIGKRVMDRAELILDIFATRARTREAKMQVELAQLNYLLPRLTRMWTHLEKFRGGIGMRGPGETQLETDRRLIGHRIRILKERLAEVQRTREVQRHGRRGEFRAALVGYTNAGKSSILRAMSGSQDIFVEDRLFATLDPLSREVDLGEGQRIVLTDTVGFIRKLPHHLIASFRATLEELHEADLLLHIIDASHGSWEEQREVVDEVIAELGARETPMLYVFNKSDNLSPGELDGLGTRVRQLFPNSVVVSSVAPGGLEPLREALRERVRRFKPVVELRLGHGDGKLLAELHRSGEVVTQRHTDEGLFVQVRLDEATLGRVLRAGASVVEAGTTAAVKA; encoded by the coding sequence ATGCGACCGCCGAGCTTCCACAGGGCGTCCACCACTTCGCATGGCGCGATTGCCTCTCCCCACCGACGTGATGCCGCTCGTTGGCGGGGCGCGCATCGTCCGGTGCGCGCGCACCCCTTCATCCCTCCTCCCATCAGTCGCGACCTCATCTCCCTCACCATCCCCGTCGAGCGCGCCATTCTGGTTGGCGCGCCGCGCAAGGGGACGCAGGCCCGTCACCACGTCGACGAGCATCTCGAGGAACTCGAACGCCTGGCCGACACGGCGGGGGCGCAAGTCATCGGGACGCTGACGCAGCAGCTCGATCGCCCGCATCCGGGAACCTACCTGGGGAAGGGGAAGATCGAGGAGCTCAAGGAGCGCGTGGCCAACGAGGATGCCACGCTCGTCATCTTCGACGATGAGCTTTCACCGGCGCAGGGGAAGAACATCGAGGACCTGATCGGAAAGCGTGTGATGGACCGCGCCGAGCTGATCCTCGACATCTTCGCCACGCGGGCGCGTACGCGCGAGGCGAAGATGCAGGTCGAGTTGGCGCAGCTGAACTACCTGCTGCCGCGCCTCACGCGGATGTGGACGCACCTCGAGAAGTTCCGCGGCGGGATCGGGATGCGAGGCCCGGGCGAAACGCAGCTCGAAACCGACCGTCGCCTCATTGGCCACCGCATCCGCATCCTGAAGGAGCGGCTCGCCGAGGTGCAGCGCACCCGTGAGGTGCAACGCCACGGGCGACGCGGCGAGTTCCGCGCTGCGCTGGTGGGCTACACCAACGCGGGAAAGTCGTCGATCCTGCGCGCGATGTCGGGGAGCCAGGACATCTTCGTCGAGGATCGTCTGTTTGCCACGCTCGACCCGTTGTCGCGAGAAGTCGACCTGGGGGAAGGGCAGCGTATCGTCCTCACCGACACCGTGGGCTTCATCCGCAAGCTTCCGCACCACCTCATCGCGTCGTTTCGCGCCACGCTCGAGGAGTTGCACGAGGCCGACCTGCTGCTGCACATCATCGATGCGTCGCACGGCTCGTGGGAGGAGCAGCGCGAGGTGGTGGACGAGGTCATCGCCGAGCTCGGCGCGCGCGAGACGCCAATGCTCTACGTCTTCAACAAGAGCGACAACCTCTCACCGGGCGAACTCGATGGGCTGGGGACGCGGGTGCGGCAGCTCTTCCCCAATTCGGTCGTCGTTTCCAGCGTCGCGCCCGGCGGATTGGAGCCGTTGCGCGAGGCGCTGCGCGAGCGCGTTCGCCGGTTCAAGCCCGTTGTCGAACTACGGTTGGGACACGGCGACGGGAAGCTCCTCGCCGAACTGCATCGTTCGGGTGAGGTCGTGACCCAGCGCCACACCGACGAGGGGCTCTTTGTCCAGGTGCGCCTCGACGAGGCTACGCTGGGGCGTGTGCTCCGGGCCGGTGCGTCGGTGGTGGAAGCGGGGACGACCGCCGCCGTCAAGGCGTGA
- a CDS encoding carboxymuconolactone decarboxylase family protein, giving the protein MMQPDGTERNEMMTGEALPLPTIPGLDATHVALVRLAAAVAAGGEPAVRAALAHAHSVVPAEWVEEVILQSYLFAGFPRTLNAAREWRRLSGRVAPASDDGERFADAAAWHAAGEATCRVVYGATYERLRHNIRALHPALDAWMIVEGYGKVLSRPQLDLRRRELCIVAACAAAGQDRQLHAHLRGALNAGAPAGEVAGVLAAVTDFMAPENPARYRLLLERVVHQDVH; this is encoded by the coding sequence ATGATGCAACCGGATGGTACCGAGCGGAACGAAATGATGACGGGGGAGGCGCTCCCCCTGCCTACGATTCCGGGACTCGATGCAACACACGTCGCGCTCGTGCGGCTGGCGGCGGCCGTTGCGGCGGGGGGCGAACCGGCGGTGCGCGCTGCGTTGGCCCACGCGCATTCCGTGGTTCCCGCGGAGTGGGTCGAGGAGGTGATCCTGCAGTCGTACCTCTTTGCCGGCTTCCCGCGTACGCTCAACGCGGCACGCGAGTGGCGGCGGCTGTCGGGACGCGTCGCACCCGCCTCCGACGACGGCGAGCGCTTCGCCGATGCGGCGGCGTGGCACGCAGCGGGGGAGGCGACGTGTCGCGTCGTCTATGGTGCGACGTACGAGCGGTTGCGTCACAACATTCGTGCACTGCACCCGGCGCTGGATGCGTGGATGATCGTGGAAGGGTACGGAAAGGTCCTCTCGCGTCCGCAGCTCGACCTGCGGCGCCGCGAGCTGTGCATCGTGGCGGCGTGTGCCGCGGCGGGGCAGGACCGCCAGCTGCACGCCCATCTCCGCGGGGCGCTCAACGCGGGGGCCCCCGCTGGTGAAGTGGCGGGGGTGCTCGCCGCGGTCACCGACTTCATGGCGCCGGAGAATCCGGCGCGCTACCGCCTGCTCCTCGAACGCGTGGTGCACCAGGATGTTCATTGA
- a CDS encoding D-glycero-beta-D-manno-heptose-7-phosphate kinase, translating into MTSSRELAGHTPRGTPAVSSPASHLSRTRLVELLGRIPGRRVAIVGDAMLDVYLRGDVDRISPEAPVPVVRVRERKHALGGAANVAQNVAAARATGTLVAAIGSDEGGERLRRMLLEIGSDDSALIAVRRPTTTKTRLVARAQQVVRFDEEDDGDLAGDEVSRVLAALDRVLATADALVLEDYNKGVLVPEVIRHAIARALAREIPIVVDPKFRNFFAYRGATIFKPNRRELESALGAAVHLDDAGALPDTLERLGARHLLLTLGERGMALVSPDGQVQRIPTTAREVYDVVGAGDTVTAYLATALAAGATPMEAAVVANFAAGVEVGKLGAATVTPEEIIEAYDLHAGES; encoded by the coding sequence ATGACCTCCTCTCGCGAATTGGCCGGCCACACGCCGCGCGGCACCCCCGCCGTCTCATCGCCCGCCTCTCACCTGTCCCGCACTCGGCTGGTGGAGCTACTGGGGCGCATCCCAGGTCGGCGCGTGGCGATCGTTGGCGACGCCATGCTCGATGTGTACCTGCGCGGCGACGTCGATCGCATCTCACCCGAGGCGCCGGTTCCGGTGGTGCGGGTGCGCGAGCGCAAGCATGCACTTGGCGGGGCGGCGAACGTTGCGCAGAACGTGGCCGCGGCTCGTGCCACCGGGACGCTGGTGGCGGCGATCGGGAGCGACGAGGGAGGCGAGCGCCTGCGCCGCATGCTGCTCGAGATCGGCTCCGACGATTCCGCGCTGATCGCCGTACGGCGCCCCACGACGACCAAGACGCGATTGGTGGCCCGCGCGCAGCAGGTGGTGCGGTTCGACGAGGAGGACGACGGCGACCTGGCAGGCGACGAGGTGTCGCGCGTTCTGGCGGCGCTGGACCGCGTGCTGGCGACCGCCGACGCGCTGGTGCTGGAGGACTACAACAAGGGAGTGCTGGTCCCCGAGGTGATCCGGCACGCCATCGCCCGCGCGCTGGCGCGCGAGATCCCGATCGTGGTCGATCCCAAGTTCCGCAACTTCTTCGCCTATCGCGGGGCGACCATCTTCAAGCCAAACCGGCGGGAGCTGGAGTCGGCGTTAGGCGCGGCCGTGCACCTCGACGACGCGGGCGCCCTTCCCGACACGCTGGAGCGCCTGGGGGCCCGCCACCTCCTCCTCACGCTGGGCGAACGCGGGATGGCGCTGGTTTCCCCGGACGGCCAGGTGCAACGCATCCCGACCACCGCACGCGAGGTGTACGACGTGGTGGGCGCGGGCGACACCGTCACGGCGTACCTGGCAACCGCGCTGGCCGCCGGCGCCACGCCGATGGAAGCCGCCGTGGTCGCCAACTTCGCCGCCGGCGTCGAGGTGGGAAAACTCGGCGCCGCGACGGTCACCCCGGAGGAGATCATCGAGGCGTACGACCTTCACGCTGGCGAGTCGTAA
- a CDS encoding asparaginase → MHSYQLDVVVSRGSAIESRHRVHAAVWDASAGLIGSARDPFLVSPWRSCAKPFQVLPFLETGGFDELVWGDDELALACASHGGEPEHVVVARRMLESIGMEEGDLACGPHEPLSRRGARIAREAGHAPGRLHNNCSGKHAAMLARAHVSGWSTHGYERDGHPVQASVLECVARWTGVPSDKIDRAVDGCGVVVFGLPLANMARSYAMLATSATRGDELPSRIARAIRTRPMLFGGSDRFDSMLVEETSGRVIAKIGAEGIHTAALLEQGVGMVVKVEDGATRAQYPALLKLLQLHGALPDTLPPRLQEFARTKVKNTRSEVVGEVRVVDG, encoded by the coding sequence ATGCATTCCTACCAACTCGATGTCGTCGTGTCTCGCGGCTCCGCGATCGAGTCGCGGCACCGGGTGCACGCCGCTGTCTGGGATGCTTCGGCGGGACTCATCGGGAGCGCGCGCGATCCGTTCCTCGTCTCACCGTGGCGCTCGTGCGCCAAGCCGTTCCAGGTCCTCCCCTTCCTCGAGACGGGCGGCTTTGACGAGTTGGTCTGGGGCGACGACGAGCTGGCGCTCGCCTGCGCGTCGCACGGCGGCGAGCCGGAACATGTGGTGGTCGCCCGCCGCATGCTGGAGTCGATCGGCATGGAGGAAGGGGACCTGGCGTGCGGGCCGCATGAACCGCTGTCGCGGCGCGGCGCGCGCATCGCGCGCGAGGCCGGGCACGCCCCCGGACGCCTGCACAACAACTGCTCGGGGAAGCACGCGGCCATGCTCGCCCGCGCCCACGTGTCCGGATGGTCGACGCACGGCTACGAGCGCGATGGGCACCCTGTCCAGGCGTCGGTGCTCGAGTGCGTCGCGCGGTGGACCGGTGTCCCTTCCGACAAGATCGACCGCGCGGTGGACGGCTGCGGCGTTGTAGTCTTCGGGCTCCCGTTGGCCAACATGGCGCGCTCGTACGCGATGCTCGCTACCAGCGCCACGCGCGGCGACGAGCTTCCCTCGCGGATCGCACGGGCCATTCGCACGCGCCCCATGCTCTTTGGCGGTTCCGACCGCTTCGACAGCATGCTGGTGGAGGAGACCTCGGGGCGCGTGATTGCCAAGATCGGCGCCGAGGGAATCCACACCGCGGCGCTGCTCGAACAGGGGGTGGGGATGGTGGTGAAGGTCGAGGATGGCGCCACGCGCGCGCAGTATCCGGCGCTGCTCAAGCTGCTCCAGCTGCACGGCGCCCTCCCCGACACGCTCCCGCCGCGCCTGCAGGAGTTCGCGCGCACCAAGGTGAAGAACACGCGCAGCGAGGTGGTGGGCGAGGTGCGCGTCGTCGACGGATGA
- the dprA gene encoding DNA-protecting protein DprA — protein MTTSTTDGGAGSVRVQRRAPVFSAAITPDERIAAIALTGIRGLGAARISIQFRGREREEGEGPGTVGAAAGGSADAPDSAGGALHVTNGADDRPVAAAGGLADTPAASPTPSPTPSAVLRALVPDAAERASLVGRVQRLLESCEGRGIRIVSFVDPAYPPSLFHLESPPPLLYTLGDLSMTARPAVAIVGSRHATSYGLRVARGFAARLAEHGVCVVSGLAAGVDAASHLGALDARGATIAVQGTGVDVAYPRAHAALHARIARDGLVLSELPPGRGAHKGAFPNRNRIIAALADVVLVVEAGLPSGALVTAERGDQINRPVGAVPGPIDSPMSRGTNQLIRDGKHCIASFDDLMALLALSPRVLSQGLRLTPVRGAASAPAGEGGTSPGATADGGVTSASGTPGSVATGWSGDPGSPEGRLLEVLAHGPQGSDDLVRACAMAPREVATALATLSLVGLVEVDAVGMVQRLDRSLEWRAGAAR, from the coding sequence GTGACGACGTCGACCACTGACGGGGGCGCCGGGAGCGTTCGCGTTCAGCGGCGGGCGCCGGTCTTTTCCGCAGCCATCACGCCCGACGAGCGCATCGCGGCCATTGCGCTCACCGGTATTCGCGGACTCGGCGCCGCGCGCATCTCCATTCAGTTCCGCGGCAGGGAGCGGGAGGAGGGCGAGGGGCCGGGAACGGTGGGTGCTGCCGCCGGTGGCTCGGCGGACGCGCCCGACTCGGCGGGTGGCGCGCTACACGTGACGAACGGCGCCGACGATCGGCCTGTTGCAGCTGCCGGTGGCCTCGCGGACACGCCAGCGGCGTCGCCCACACCGTCGCCCACGCCGTCGGCCGTCCTTCGCGCCCTGGTCCCCGACGCTGCCGAGCGCGCGAGTCTGGTGGGGCGCGTGCAACGGCTCCTCGAGTCGTGCGAGGGGCGCGGCATTCGCATCGTCTCCTTCGTCGACCCGGCGTATCCGCCGTCGCTCTTCCACCTGGAGAGCCCGCCACCGCTCCTCTACACGTTAGGCGACCTGTCGATGACCGCCCGCCCCGCGGTGGCCATCGTCGGGTCGCGCCACGCCACGTCGTACGGCCTGCGCGTGGCCCGCGGCTTCGCGGCGCGTCTTGCCGAGCACGGGGTCTGCGTGGTCAGCGGGCTCGCGGCCGGTGTCGACGCCGCGTCGCACCTGGGGGCGCTCGATGCACGCGGCGCCACGATCGCGGTGCAGGGGACGGGGGTCGACGTCGCATATCCGCGCGCGCACGCGGCGCTGCACGCGCGCATTGCGCGCGACGGGCTGGTCCTCTCCGAACTCCCGCCGGGAAGGGGAGCGCACAAGGGCGCCTTCCCCAACCGCAACCGGATCATTGCCGCGCTGGCCGACGTCGTGCTCGTTGTCGAAGCGGGGCTCCCGTCGGGAGCGCTGGTCACCGCCGAGCGAGGGGACCAGATCAACCGCCCGGTGGGGGCCGTTCCCGGTCCCATCGATTCACCCATGTCGAGAGGTACCAACCAGCTCATTCGCGACGGCAAGCACTGCATCGCCTCGTTCGACGACCTCATGGCGTTGCTGGCGCTGTCGCCACGCGTGCTGTCGCAGGGGCTGCGCCTCACGCCGGTGCGCGGCGCGGCCTCGGCACCTGCGGGCGAGGGCGGCACCTCGCCAGGCGCAACCGCCGACGGCGGCGTGACGTCGGCATCGGGAACGCCGGGTTCCGTCGCGACCGGCTGGTCCGGCGATCCGGGCTCGCCGGAGGGGCGGCTGCTGGAGGTCCTCGCGCACGGCCCGCAAGGGAGCGATGACCTGGTGCGCGCCTGTGCGATGGCCCCGCGCGAGGTGGCCACGGCGCTCGCCACGCTGTCGCTGGTTGGACTCGTCGAGGTCGATGCCGTCGGCATGGTCCAGCGACTGGACCGGTCGCTGGAGTGGCGCGCGGGCGCAGCGCGATGA
- the hrcA gene encoding heat-inducible transcription repressor HrcA — translation MASPELSDRERRVLEAVIQSYVETAEPAGSRTISKRFGLGVSPATIRNTMSDLEEKGYLYHPHTSAGRIPTDIAYRLYVDSLMHAQSVSRAEADRISEHLSHGGASAIEAILRKAAQSLSIVTQELGVALGPKLDNAVLQRLELIRVSNERLLLVLTLGGGAMRTIFVEVDSQIAESAVAEVMLVLNERLAGLSLRTIRATLGERLRDSGGRAGVHELLNVFVQEGETLFDVPAAGDDEGVVLGQASVLAEQPEFSSGAGMRRLLALTETRAQLGQLLRGRSASPGISITIGNEHGDPRLESFTIVTAEYRVGALNGVIGVIGPTRMPYDKVIALVRHTSLLVSDILH, via the coding sequence ATGGCGTCACCCGAGTTGTCGGACCGCGAACGGCGCGTCCTCGAGGCGGTCATTCAGAGCTACGTCGAAACGGCGGAGCCTGCCGGGTCACGCACCATCTCCAAGCGGTTCGGCCTCGGCGTTTCGCCGGCCACCATTCGCAACACCATGAGTGACCTGGAGGAGAAGGGGTACCTCTACCATCCCCACACCTCCGCAGGGCGCATTCCCACCGACATCGCCTATCGGCTGTACGTCGACTCGCTGATGCATGCGCAATCAGTTTCGCGCGCCGAGGCCGATCGCATCTCCGAGCACCTGTCGCACGGCGGGGCGTCGGCCATCGAGGCGATCCTGCGCAAGGCGGCGCAGTCGCTGTCGATCGTGACGCAGGAACTCGGGGTGGCGCTCGGCCCGAAGCTCGACAACGCCGTGCTGCAACGGCTGGAGCTCATCCGCGTCTCCAACGAGCGGCTCCTTCTCGTCCTGACGCTGGGCGGCGGCGCGATGCGGACGATCTTCGTGGAGGTGGATTCGCAGATCGCCGAGTCGGCGGTGGCCGAGGTGATGCTCGTCCTCAACGAGCGACTGGCGGGGCTGTCGCTGCGCACGATACGCGCGACGTTAGGCGAGCGGCTGCGCGACTCTGGCGGGCGTGCGGGCGTGCACGAGCTGCTCAACGTCTTCGTGCAGGAAGGGGAGACGCTGTTCGACGTCCCGGCGGCGGGTGATGACGAAGGGGTGGTGCTCGGGCAGGCGTCGGTGCTTGCCGAGCAGCCGGAGTTCAGCAGTGGGGCGGGAATGCGCCGATTGCTGGCGCTCACGGAGACGCGGGCGCAGCTGGGGCAGCTGTTGCGCGGACGTTCGGCGTCGCCGGGGATCTCGATCACGATCGGGAACGAACATGGCGATCCGCGGCTCGAGAGTTTCACGATCGTGACGGCGGAGTACCGGGTGGGGGCGCTCAACGGCGTGATCGGGGTGATAGGCCCGACGCGCATGCCGTACGACAAGGTCATTGCGCTGGTGCGGCACACGTCGCTCCTCGTCTCCGACATTCTTCATTAA
- the gmd gene encoding GDP-mannose 4,6-dehydratase, whose translation MPRALITGITGQDGSYLAELLLAKGYDVHGLVRRASTFNRGRIDHIAVGPSHTNGQLHLHYGDMADGSSMRRIVEATTPDEVYNLAAQSHVRVSFDQPEYTADIVATGTLRLLEAVREHIDRTRRHVKFYQAGSSEMFGATPPPQGESTPFHPRSPYAVSKLAAHWYSVNHREAFGMFCCNGILFNHESPRRGESFVTRKISMAVARIAMGTQQKLALGNLDARRDWGFAGDYVDAMWRMLQQPWPDDYVVATGESHSVREFVEKAFGHVNLDWQRHVTLDERYLRPSEVDHLHGDASKAREKLGWSPKVSFDELVTMMVDSDLKLAEREARAGQ comes from the coding sequence ATGCCACGAGCACTCATCACCGGAATCACCGGACAGGACGGGTCGTACCTCGCGGAACTCCTGCTCGCGAAGGGCTACGATGTGCACGGCCTGGTGCGGCGCGCCTCCACGTTCAACCGTGGGCGCATCGACCATATCGCCGTGGGCCCGTCGCACACCAACGGGCAGTTGCATCTGCACTACGGCGACATGGCCGACGGGTCATCGATGCGGCGCATCGTCGAGGCCACCACGCCCGACGAGGTCTACAACCTGGCCGCGCAGTCGCACGTGCGGGTCTCGTTCGACCAGCCCGAGTACACGGCCGATATCGTGGCGACCGGGACGTTGCGCCTGCTGGAGGCGGTGCGCGAGCACATCGATCGCACCCGGCGGCACGTGAAGTTCTACCAGGCCGGCTCGTCGGAGATGTTTGGCGCCACGCCGCCGCCGCAGGGCGAGTCGACGCCGTTCCATCCGCGCTCGCCGTACGCGGTGAGCAAGCTGGCCGCGCACTGGTACTCGGTGAACCATCGTGAGGCCTTCGGGATGTTCTGCTGCAACGGGATCCTCTTCAATCACGAGTCGCCGCGCCGCGGCGAGTCGTTCGTGACGCGGAAGATCTCGATGGCCGTGGCGCGCATCGCCATGGGGACGCAGCAGAAGCTGGCGCTGGGCAACCTGGACGCGCGGCGCGACTGGGGCTTTGCCGGTGACTACGTGGACGCCATGTGGCGCATGCTCCAGCAGCCGTGGCCGGACGACTACGTGGTCGCCACCGGCGAGTCGCACTCGGTGCGTGAGTTCGTGGAGAAGGCGTTCGGGCACGTGAACCTGGACTGGCAGCGCCACGTGACGCTCGACGAGCGTTACCTGCGTCCGTCGGAGGTGGACCACCTGCACGGCGACGCGTCGAAGGCGCGCGAGAAGCTGGGGTGGAGCCCCAAGGTCTCCTTCGACGAATTGGTGACGATGATGGTCGACTCGGACCTCAAGCTCGCCGAACGCGAGGCGCGCGCCGGCCAGTAG